The following proteins come from a genomic window of Athalia rosae chromosome 1, iyAthRosa1.1, whole genome shotgun sequence:
- the LOC105690471 gene encoding acetyl-CoA carboxylase isoform X8: protein MPSMSQGTVMIQAQSRQLEKDFTVATPEEFVRRFGGTQVINKVLIANNGIAAVKCMRSIRRWSYEMFKNERAIRFVVMVTPEDLKANAEYIKMADQYVPVPGGTNNNNYANVELIVDIAIRTQVQAVWAGWGHASENPKLPELLHKNNIIFIGPSERAMWALGDKIASSIVAQTADVPTLPWSGSDLKAHYSGKKIKISSELFKKGCVSTVEECLAAASKIGFPVMVKASEGGGGKGIRKVDNAEELPSLFRQVQTEIPGSPIFIMKLAKCARHLEVQLLADNYGNAISLFGRDCSIQRRHQKIIEEAPAVIAKPEVFEEMEKAAVRLAKMVGYVSAGTVEYLYDTSGRYFFLELNPRLQVEHPCTEMVSDVNLPAAQLQVAMGLPLHHIKDIRLLYGESPWGDTPIDFDQPRHKPQPWGHVIAARITSENPDEGFKPSSGTVQELNFRSSKNVWGYFSVGASGGLHEFADSQFGHCFSWGEDRNQASENLVVALKELSIRGDFRTTVEYLITLLETESFQSNSFDTAWLDLLIAERVQSDKPDVLLAVTCGALHIADRTITAAFTGFQTALEKGQIQASNDLDNVCDVELINDGYKYKVQTAKSGPNSYFLVMNGSYKEVEIHRLSDGGLLLSMDGASFTTYMREEVDRYRIVIGNQTCVFEKDNDPSLLRSPSAGKLISFLVEDGGHVDRGQAYAEIEVMKMVMTVTAGEAGSIFYVKRPGAILEAGVLIAHLELDDPSLVSKALEYTGQFPAPVAPIVPEKLNQLHARYRSALENTLAGYCLPDPYHLPRLRELIEKFMNSLRDPSLPLLELQEVIATISGRIPVSVEKKIRKYMTLYERNITSVLAQFPSQQVASVIDGHAATLSKRTDRDVFFLTTQGIVQLVQRYRNGIRGRMKTAVHELLRQYYTVESQFQQGHYDKCVSALREQYKDEMSMVTATIFSHNNVLKKNVLVTMLIDHLWANEPGLTDELASTLTELTSLNRTEHSRVALRARQVLIAAHQPAYELRHNQMESIFLSAVDMYGHDFHPENLQKLILSETSIFDILHDFFYHSNRAVCNAALEVYVRRAYISYELACLQHLELSGEIPLVHFQFLLPNNHPNRQNQTLVNHRTGAMAAFKDLQEFSQYSDEVLDLLEDLSSRSSVSAKVLEAVETAGSESRHSTSINISLSTAEAAVAEGGDTSGEPVHILSIALQDTGNQDDTVMSRLFEDWCATNKDELVSRGIRRVTFAALKKRQFPKFFTFRQRDGFVEDRIYRHLEPGCAFQLELNRMRTYDLEALPTSNQKMHLYLGQAKVAKGQQVTDYRFFIRSIIRHSDLITKEASFDYLHNEGERVLLEAMDELEVAFSHPLAKRTDCNHIFLNFAPTVIMDPGRIEESVTSMVLRYGPRLWKLRVRQAEIKMTIRPAPGRPTSNVRLFIANDSGYSIDLHLYTEATEPKTGIIRFESYGSTAINANWRPGPMHGLPISTPYLTKDYLQAKRFQAQSSGTTYVYDLPDIFRQQIEKFWDKYIEERPTAAENIKIPSPVLDSVELVLDGDNLVEQKRLPGENDVGMVAWRLSLYTPEFPDGRDIILISNDLTYQIGSFAPKEDLVFCKASERARELGIPRIYFSANSGARIGLAEEVKALFRISWEDENEPEKGFKYIYVTPDDYARLAPYNSIKASLIEDNGEPRYKITDIIGKDDGLGVENLKYAGMIAGETSQAYNEVVTISIVSCRAIGIGSYLLRLGQRVIQIENSHIILTGYRALNTVLGREVYASNNQLGGIQIMHNNGVSHTTEPRDLDGIATVLRWLSYVPKAKGGPLPILSAPHPDPIDREIGYVPTKAPYDPRWMLEGRHSSTDSSVWESGFFDRGSWQEIMRPWAQTVVTGRARLGGIPCGVIAVETRTVELHLPADPANLDSEAKTVSQAGQVWFPDSAYKTAQAIRDFGKEELPLFIFANWRGFSGGMKDMYEQVVKFGAYIVDALREYSRPVIVYIPPNGELRGGAWAVVDPSINPRYMEMFADTTGRGGVLEPEGIVEIKFRHKDLVKTMHRVDPVIRNLKERATASTSAEERASLDTEIRKREQALEPMYHQVAVHFAELHDTPERMLEKGVISEIIPWKKARRMLYWRLRRNLLEDDVTKDVLSTQPSLGVGTVVSMLRRWFVEDRGATESYLWDQDEAVAKWLITQNETEGSVVSRNVNCVRKNAVLIRVKEALECCPEVRLDAVIEIAHRLQAGERAELLRTLSQLETSGQEHHNDSSASS from the exons aT GCCCAGCATGTCCCAGGGTACGGTGATGATCCAGGCCCAAAGTCGTCAATTGGAGAAGGATTTCACCGTAGCGACGCCTGAAGAATTTGTACGGAGATTCGGCGGAACCCAAGTGATAAACAAA GTTCTGATCGCGAACAATGGGATAGCCGCGGTGAAATGCATGCGATCGATTCGACGATGGTCCTACGAAAtgtttaaaaatgaaagagccATTCGTTTCGTAGTTATGGTCACACCGGAGGATCTAAAAGCTAACGCGGAATACATAAAAATGGCCGATCAGTACGTACCGGTTCCCGGAGGAACAAATAACAACAATTATGCGAACGTTGAATTGATCGTAGACATCGCAATCCGTACTCAAGTTCAGGCTGTATGGGCTGGATGGGGTCACGCATCCGAAAATCCAAAACTACCCGAACTTTTGCataaaaataacataataTTTATCG GACCCTCGGAGAGAGCGATGTGGGCTCTGGGTGACAAAATTGCCTCGAGTATCGTAGCTCAAACCGCAGACGTGCCTACTCTACCGTGGTCCGGATCGGATTTGAAGGCTCATTACAGCggtaaaaagataaaaatatccTCGGAGCTTTTCAAAAAAGGTTGCGTTTCCACCGTGGAAGAGTGTCTCGCCGCAGCTAGCAAAATTGGATTTCCCGTAATGGTGAAAGCGAGCGAGGGCGGTGGTGGCAAGGGGATTCGTAAAGTCGACAACGCCGAAGAATTACCCTCGCTTTTTAG ACAAGTTCAAACGGAAATCCCAGGTTCTCCGATATTCATTATGAAGCTCGCTAAATGCGCCCGTCACTTGGAGGTACAGTTGTTGGCGGACAACTACGGAAATGCTATTTCGCTGTTCGGTCGCGACTGCTCCATCCAAAGAAGAcatcaaaaaatcatcgaagaaGCACCGGCGGTCATCGCGAAACCGGAAGTCTTCGAGGAAATGGAGAAA GCTGCGGTGAGACTGGCGAAGATGGTAGGATACGTGAGCGCGGGAACGGTGGAGTATCTGTACGATACGTCGGGCCGTTACTTCTTTTTGGAACTGAATCCTCGTTTGCAAGTAGAACATCCTTGCACGGAGATGGTCTCCGACGTGAATTTACCCGCCGCCCAACTTCAAGTCGCCATGGGCCTGCCGTTACACCACATAAAAGATATCCGTTTGTTGTACGGAGAGAGTCCGTGGGGTGATACGCCGATCGATTTCGATCAACCGAGACACAAGCCTCAGCCGTGGGGTCACGTGATTGCAGCCAGAATAACGAGTGAAAATCCCGACGAAG GGTTCAAACCAAGTTCCGGAACGGTTCAGGAGTTGAATTTCCGTTCATCGAAGAACGTGTGGGGATATTTTTCGGTCGGAGCGTCCGGGGGTTTACACGAATTTGCCGATTCTCAATTCGGCCACTGTTTCTCGTGGGGAGAAGATCGTAATCAAGCTAGCGAGAATTTGGTCGTTGCTCTGAAGGAATTGAGCATCAGAGGTGATTTCAGAACAACCGTAGAGTACCTTATCACTCTTCTCGAAACTGAGTCCTTTCAGTCGAACAGCTTCGACACTGCGTGGCTCGATTTGCTGATCGCCGAACGAGTACAAAGCGACAAACCGGATGTTTTACTGGCGGTTACATGCGGAGCACTTCATATAGCCGACAGAACCATCACAGCGGCGTTTACGGGCTTCCAAACTGCTCTGGAGAAGGGTCAGATACAAGCCAGTAACGATTTGGACAACGTGTGCGACGTTGAACTTATAAACGATGGATACAAGTATAAAGTACAGACTGCGAAATCGGGCCCAAATTCATACTTCCTCGTTATGAACGGGTCCTACAAAGAAGTGGAGATTCACCGACTTTCCGACGGAGGTCTCTTGCTTTCTATGGACGGTGCCAGTTTCACGACGTACATGAGAGAGGAAGTCGATCGCTATCGTATAGTGATCGGCAATCAAACATGTGTATTTGAAAAGGACAATGACCCATCTTTGTTGAGATCACCTTCGGCTGGAAAGCTAATTAGTTTTCTAGTAGAAGACGGTGGTCACGTGGACCGTGGCCAAGCGTATGCCGAAATCGAGGTGATGAAGATGGTTATGACCGTGACCGCTGGTGAAGCAGGTAGCATATTTTACGTAAAACGACCTGGCGCCATTTTAGAGGCAGGTGTTCTGATCGCCCACTTGGAATTGGATGATCCGTCGCTGGTTAGCAAAGCTCTGGAATACACGGGTCAATTTCCGGCACCGGTGGCACCGATTGTACCGGAAAAACTGAACCAACTTCACGCAAGGTACAGAAGTGCTTTGGAAAATACCCTAGCTGGATACTGCCTGCCCGATCCCTACCATTTGCCGAGGCTTCGAGAGCTCATTGAGAAGTTTATGAATTCTTTGCGTGATCCCAGTTTACCTCTACTGGAACTTCAAGAAGTGATCGCTACCATATCAGGAAGGATTCCTgtttccgttgaaaaaaagattagaaaGTACATGACGCTTTACGAAAGAAACATCACTTCGGTTTTGGCACAGTTTCCGAGCCAGCAAGTTGCTTCCGTGATCGACGGACATGCCGCGACACTTTCCAAACGAACTGATAGAGATGTGTTCTTTTTAACCACTCAGGGCATCGTCCAGCTCGTGCAAAGGTACCGTAACGGAATTCGTGGAAGAATGAAGACTGCCGTCCACGAACTTCTCCGACAATATTATACGGTCGAAAGCCAGTTCCAGCAAGGACACTACGACAAATGTGTATCCGCACTGAGAGAACAATACAAAGATGAAATGAGTATGGTTACCGCTACAATTTTCAGCCATAATAACGTCCTGAAGAAGAACGTTTTGGTGACAATGCTCATCGATCACTTGTGGGCCAACGAACCTGGACTCACAGATGAGTTGGCGAGCACATTGACGGAATTGACGAGCTTGAATCGCACCGAACACAGTCGTGTCGCGTTGAGGGCCAGACAAGTTTTGATAGCAGCTCATCAGCCCGCCTATGAATTGAGACACAATCAAATGGAATCTATATTCCTATCCGCCGTTGATATGTACGGGCATGACTTCCACCCGGAAAATCTGCAGAAGTTAATATTATCGGAGACTTCTATATTCGATATTTTACACGATTTCTTTTACCACTCAAATCGGGCGGTATGCAATGCGGCGCTAGAAGTTTATGTTAGGAGAGCTTACATCAGCTACGAATTGGCTTGTTTGCAGCATCTGGAATTATCTGGAGAAATACCTTTGGTTCACTTCCAATTTCTTTTGCCGAACAACCATCCGAACCGCCAAAATCAGACCCTCGTGAACCACAGAACAGGAGCTATGGCCGCGTTTAAAGATCTTCAAGAATTCAGCCAGTATTCAGACGAAGTACTCGACCTGTTGGAAGATCTGTCGTCTCGAAGTTCGGTTTCCGCCAAAGTTTTGGAAGCAGTGGAGACTGCCGGAAGTGAATCTCGACACAGTACATCTATAAATATTTCTCTGAGTACCGCCGAAGCTGCTGTAGCTGAAGGAGGTGACACATCGGGAGAGCCTGTTCACATTCTGAGTATCGCGTTACAAGACACTGGGAATCAAGACGATACGGTTATGTCGAGACTTTTCGAGGATTGGTGCGCAACCAACAAAGATGAGCTTGTGTCCCGCGGAATCAGGAGAGTAACTTTTGCTGCCTTGAAGAAGAGGCAGTTCCCTAAATTCTTTACTTTCCGACAACGCGATGGATTTGTCGAAGATCGTATCTATCGCCATCTCGAACCTGGATGTGCCTTCCAGTTAGAACTCAACAGAATGAGGACGTACGACCTTGAGGCTCTACCTACTTCGAATCAGAAGATGCATCTATATTTGGGACAAGCCAAG gTTGCCAAGGGCCAGCAAGTTACTGATTATCGATTCTTTATTCGGTCAATCATTCGCCATTCCGATCTCATTACTAAGGAAGCTAGCTTTGATTACTTGCACAACGAGGGCGAACGCGTCCTACTGGAGGCGATGGACGAGCTCGAAGTGGCCTTCTCCCACCCCCTGGCGAAACGCACCGACTGCAACCACATATTTTTGAACTTTGCACCCACGGTCATAATGGATCCCGGTAGGATCGAAGAAAGTGTGACTAGTATGGTACTCAGATACGGTCCAAGATTATGGAAATTACGAGTCAGACAA gctgaaataaaaatgactaTTCGTCCGGCACCAGGGAGACCGACCTCAAATGTTCGACTGTTCATAGCTAACGACAGCGGGTATAGCATTGATCTGCATCTTTATACCGAGGCTACGGAGCCAAAGACTGGCATTATTCGTTTCGAGTCTTATGGGTCCACTGCAATTAATGCAAATTGGCGGCCAGGACCAATGCACGGATTGCCAATTTCCACACCATATTTGACCAAAGATTATCTTCAAGCTAAACGGTTCCAAGCTCAGAGTTCAGGAACAACTTATGTATATGATTTGCCAGATATTTTCAGACAACAGATAGAAAAGTTCTGGGATAAATACATCGAGGAGAGACCTACTGCAG CAGAGAACATCAAGATTCCCAGTCCGGTGTTGGACAGCGTTGAGCTTGTTCTGGACGGTGACAATTTGGTGGAACAAAAACGGCTACCCGGCGAAAACGACGTCGGAATGGTTGCTTGGAGACTCAGCCTTTACACACCAGAGTTTCCAGACGGTAGAGATATCATCCTCATTTCGAATGATCTGACTTATCAAATAGGGTCGTTCGCACCAAAAGAAGATCTAGTATTTTGCAAGGCATCCGAGAGAGCTCGTGAGCTTGGAATACCCAGAATCTACTTTTCTGCAAACTCTGGTGCCAGAATTGGCCTGGCCGAAGAG GTGAAAGCATTGTTCAGAATTTCATGGGAAGACGAAAACGAACCGGAGAAAGGTTTCAAATACATCTACGTTACCCCAGACGATTACGCAAGATTAGCACCGTACAATTCAATCAAAGCGTCATTGATCGAGGACAACGGAGAGCCTCGTTACAAGATAACAGATATAATTGGTAAAGATGACGGACttggtgttgaaaatttgaaatacgcCGGTATGATTGCTGGCGAAACATCTCAAGCATATAACGAG GTGGTCACAATATCCATTGTATCATGCCGCGCGATCGGTATTGGTTCTTATCTGTTACGTCTgggtcaacgagtgatacaaATTGAGAACTCGCACATCATATTGACCGGGTATAGAGCACTGAATACGGTACTGGGTCGTGAGGTATACGCGAGCAACAATCAACTGGGTGGAATCCAAATAATGCACAACAATGGTGTTTCACACACGACCGAACCGAGAGATTTAGATGGAATAGCTACTGTTCTACGGTGGCTGAGCTACGTACCCAAAGCTAAAGGGGGGCCGCTTCCAATTCTGTCCGCACCACATCCTGACCCAATTGACAGAGAAATTGGTTACGTTCCAACAAAGGCCCCGTACGACCCCAGATGGATGCTCGAAGGAAGACATTCTTCCACCGATTCCTCTGTTTGGGAAAGTGGCTTCTTCGATCGGGGCTCGTGGCAG GAAATTATGAGACCTTGGGCACAAACGGTGGTGACGGGTCGCGCCAGGCTCGGAGGTATTCCTTGCGGTGTGATAGCGGTGGAAACACGAACAGTCGAACTACATTTGCCGGCAGACCCCGCAAATTTGGATTCTGAAGCAAAGACGGTATCTCAGGCAGGTCAAGTCTGGTTCCCAGACAGCGCATACAAGACTGCCCAAGCTATTCGTGATTTCGGTAAAGAGGAACTGCCTTTGTTCATATTCGCCAACTGGCGCGGATTTTCCGGAGGCATGAAGG ATATGTACGAACAAGTTGTCAAATTTGGCGCTTACATCGTTGACGCATTAAGAGAGTACTCCAGGCCAGTCATAGTATACATCCCTCCGAACGGAGAACTGAGAGGCGGTGCCTGGGCAGTCGTTGATCCGTCCATTAATCCTAGGTACATGGAAATGTTCGCTGACACGACCGGCAGAGGTGGTGTACTAGAACCGGAAGGAATCGTTGAAATCAAATTCAGACACAAGGATCTTGTAAAAACGATGCATCGGGTCGACCCAGTCATACGCAACTTGAAG GAAAGAGCTACCGCTTCGACCTCCGCTGAAGAGCGTGCCAGCCTGGACACGGAGATTCGCAAAAGAGAACAGGCTCTGGAACCGATGTACCATCAGGTAGCCGTTCACTTTGCGGAGTTACACGACACCCCTGAAAGAATGTTGGAAAAAGGTGTGATTAGCGAGATTATACCGTGGAAGAAGGCACGCCGCATGTTATATTGGCGGCTAAGACGAAATCTTTTGGAGGATGACGTGACAAAAGACGTCCTCTCGACACAGCCTAGTTTGGGTGTTGGAACTGTAGTTTCTATGCTGAGACGCTGGTTCGTCGAAGACAGAGGCGCTACCGAATCGTACTTGTGGGACCAAGACGAGGCCGTAGCCAAATGGTTGATTACCCAAAATGAAACTGAAGGCAGTGTTGTTAGTCGTAACGTAAATTGCGTTAGAAAGAATGCTGTTCTTATTCGCGTTAAAGAGGCTCTCGAATGTTGTCCGGAAGTGAGGTTGGATGCGGTTATAGAAATTGCCCACAGGCTGCAAGCGGGTGAACGAGCTGAACTTCTGCGAACTCTGTCACAGCTCGAAACTTCGGGTCAAGAGCATCACAATGATTCGAGTGCATCTTCGTAG